The Thermanaerovibrio acidaminovorans DSM 6589 genome contains a region encoding:
- a CDS encoding ribonuclease P protein component encodes MSGTCHLPGRSGRSFPFPKDVRLRSGWEFDFVFRTGRRSCGELVRLFFVTSPDGTTKVGVTVGKKMAKAARRVRGRRCAREALRRLIPWIKDGVWLAVSMRERGLNATARDVYADLAALLWRNGLLSDQWPGENWEVDRG; translated from the coding sequence GTGTCGGGCACCTGTCATCTTCCCGGCAGGTCTGGGAGATCGTTCCCCTTCCCTAAGGACGTTCGTCTGCGGAGCGGATGGGAGTTCGACTTCGTGTTCCGCACCGGCCGCCGGTCATGTGGCGAGCTGGTGCGGCTGTTCTTCGTTACCTCGCCGGATGGGACCACCAAGGTGGGGGTCACGGTGGGGAAGAAGATGGCCAAGGCGGCCAGGCGGGTCAGGGGCAGACGATGCGCCAGGGAGGCGTTGAGAAGACTGATCCCGTGGATCAAGGACGGAGTGTGGCTCGCGGTGTCCATGAGGGAGCGGGGGTTGAACGCCACCGCCAGGGATGTCTACGCGGACCTGGCGGCCCTTCTGTGGAGGAACGGCCTCCTTTCAGATCAGTGGCCGGGGGAGAATTGGGAGGTGGACCGAGGGTAA
- a CDS encoding helix-turn-helix domain-containing protein, translating to MSLAQRLSIKEREWIAEALEACGGNKIQAAKMLGISRFILLRRLQRHEIY from the coding sequence ATATCCCTCGCTCAAAGGCTATCCATAAAAGAAAGGGAATGGATAGCGGAGGCCCTCGAGGCTTGTGGAGGCAACAAAATCCAAGCAGCAAAAATGCTGGGCATATCCAGATTCATTCTCCTAAGGAGACTACAAAGGCATGAGATCTATTGA
- a CDS encoding LamB/YcsF family protein: protein MSVLIDLNSDLGESFGAYRIGDDESLLGVVSSANVACGFHAGDPSVMGRTVRACVEKGVAVGAHPSYPDLQGFGRRNMAMTPDEVYQIMVYQLGALMGFCRANGTELRHVKPHGALYNQAAKDPNLAQAISQAIRDVDKELILLGLAGSAFEEAARQAGIPFAEEAFADRAYNPDGTLVPRSQPGAVIHDPAEAVSRTVEMALNGRVKAVDGSWVQMRPHSICVHGDTREASALASSIAGALSDAGIRIRPLREVLGL, encoded by the coding sequence GTGTCGGTTCTGATCGACCTGAACAGTGACCTTGGGGAGTCCTTCGGGGCCTACCGGATAGGCGATGACGAGTCCCTGCTGGGGGTGGTATCCTCTGCCAACGTGGCCTGCGGGTTCCATGCGGGGGATCCATCGGTTATGGGGCGGACCGTAAGGGCCTGTGTGGAGAAGGGGGTGGCGGTGGGGGCTCACCCCTCATATCCGGATCTGCAGGGGTTCGGAAGGCGCAACATGGCCATGACCCCCGACGAGGTCTACCAAATCATGGTCTACCAGCTGGGGGCCCTCATGGGGTTCTGCAGGGCCAACGGCACGGAACTAAGGCACGTGAAGCCCCACGGGGCCCTGTACAATCAGGCGGCAAAGGATCCGAACCTGGCCCAAGCCATCTCCCAGGCCATCCGGGACGTGGACAAGGAGCTCATCCTCCTGGGGCTTGCGGGATCCGCCTTCGAGGAGGCCGCGAGACAAGCTGGGATACCCTTCGCGGAGGAGGCCTTCGCGGACAGGGCCTACAACCCGGACGGGACCCTGGTTCCCAGGTCTCAGCCTGGGGCGGTCATCCACGACCCGGCGGAGGCGGTGAGCAGGACGGTGGAGATGGCGCTCAACGGCCGGGTCAAGGCGGTTGACGGTTCATGGGTTCAAATGAGGCCCCACTCCATATGCGTTCACGGAGACACCAGGGAGGCGTCCGCCCTTGCCTCATCCATCGCCGGGGCCCTCTCCGATGCGGGGATCCGGATAAGGCCCCTGAGGGAGGTGTTGGGGCTTTGA
- a CDS encoding putative hydro-lyase: MKLSHQELKGMSPSQVRGVIRKGQWGGPTAGLCDGHAQANLVALPREFAMDFLIFCQRNQKACPLLDVTDPGGWEPKLVAPGADIRTDIPKYRIYVGGELAEEVSCVKDHWRDDLVGFLLGCSFSFEWALLDQGIPVRHIEEGKNVSMYVTDIMCKEAGVFKGPMVVSMRPIPHHLVPKAVLCTGRFPFVHGAPVHVGDPSSIGIKDISRPDFGDPVTIKEGEVPVFWACGVTPQAVAMASKVPFMISHSPGHMFICDIRNSELAVF, from the coding sequence TTGAAGTTATCCCACCAGGAACTAAAGGGGATGAGCCCATCCCAGGTCAGGGGGGTCATCCGGAAGGGCCAATGGGGGGGACCCACTGCAGGGCTATGCGACGGGCACGCACAGGCTAACCTGGTGGCGCTGCCCAGGGAGTTCGCCATGGACTTCCTGATCTTCTGCCAGCGGAATCAGAAGGCGTGCCCCCTGCTGGACGTGACCGATCCGGGCGGATGGGAGCCCAAGTTGGTGGCCCCCGGGGCGGACATACGGACCGACATACCCAAGTACCGGATATACGTGGGCGGCGAGCTGGCGGAGGAGGTCTCGTGCGTCAAGGACCACTGGCGGGATGACCTGGTGGGTTTCCTCCTCGGGTGTTCCTTCTCGTTCGAGTGGGCCCTCCTGGATCAGGGGATACCGGTGAGGCACATTGAAGAGGGAAAGAACGTGAGCATGTACGTGACCGACATCATGTGCAAGGAGGCGGGGGTATTCAAGGGCCCCATGGTGGTAAGCATGAGGCCCATACCCCACCACCTGGTTCCCAAGGCGGTGCTGTGCACCGGGAGGTTCCCCTTCGTCCACGGGGCGCCGGTTCACGTGGGGGATCCCTCCTCCATAGGTATCAAGGACATATCGAGGCCCGACTTCGGAGATCCGGTAACCATAAAGGAGGGGGAGGTGCCGGTCTTCTGGGCCTGCGGGGTGACACCCCAGGCGGTGGCCATGGCCAGCAAGGTTCCGTTCATGATATCCCACTCGCCGGGACACATGTTCATATGCGACATCAGGAACTCTGAGCTGGCGGTGTTCTGA
- a CDS encoding Do family serine endopeptidase, with amino-acid sequence MRFLDSISKKGAYRLVALLTGLAMLTLGGMGGGYLYSRLNDESKPPVGVSVASADAPSGDVYTGNPIVPLVKKASPSVVNIDTERMVRQSFSPFPDELMNDPFFNQFFGEHFRQFTRVVPMRGKGSGFLVSTDGYILTNNHVVEGADKITVTMLDGRQLQAKLIGRDPTFDLAVIKVEGKNLSALKMGDSDKAEVGEWVVAIGNPLGLEHSVTVGVISAKNRTIQAENVNFQGFIQTDAAINPGNSGGPLINLKGEVIGINTAIVPYAQGIGFAVPINMAKQVLDDLIRHGEVKRGWLGVFAQPNNPAFAKAYGVPTSEGAIVASVRDGSPAQAAGLQRGDVIVSVGGKKISDDRSLTFVVRSFTAGTKVKVEFYRRNRKMETEVVLGDTSLARAANPRPSVPAAGLRSIKVLGAKVEPLSDQLRSQIRAPKDLDGVVVSSVDRGSVAQSMGLRRFDVIMEFNGRKVTRLEDLAAVARGKLSTVAVFVWREGNTVYLSAG; translated from the coding sequence ATGAGGTTTCTAGACTCGATTTCAAAGAAGGGGGCCTACCGGCTGGTGGCCTTGCTGACGGGCTTGGCCATGTTGACCTTGGGGGGAATGGGGGGCGGCTATCTTTACTCCCGGTTGAACGACGAGTCCAAGCCCCCCGTGGGCGTTTCGGTGGCGTCCGCCGATGCCCCATCGGGGGACGTTTACACTGGTAACCCCATAGTGCCTCTGGTCAAGAAGGCATCCCCCTCGGTGGTCAACATAGACACCGAGAGGATGGTTCGCCAGTCCTTCAGCCCCTTCCCGGACGAACTCATGAACGACCCGTTCTTCAACCAGTTCTTCGGCGAGCACTTCCGCCAGTTCACCCGGGTGGTGCCCATGAGGGGGAAGGGGTCCGGGTTCCTGGTGTCCACCGATGGCTACATCCTGACCAACAACCACGTGGTGGAGGGGGCGGACAAGATAACCGTCACCATGCTGGATGGACGCCAGCTGCAGGCCAAGCTGATAGGCCGGGATCCCACCTTCGACCTGGCGGTCATAAAGGTGGAGGGGAAGAACCTTTCGGCCCTCAAGATGGGAGACTCCGATAAGGCGGAGGTGGGGGAGTGGGTTGTGGCCATAGGGAACCCCCTGGGCCTCGAGCACAGCGTCACCGTTGGGGTCATATCAGCCAAGAACCGAACGATCCAGGCGGAGAACGTTAACTTCCAGGGGTTCATCCAGACCGACGCGGCCATAAACCCCGGCAACAGCGGAGGTCCCCTGATCAACCTCAAGGGGGAGGTCATAGGCATAAACACCGCCATAGTCCCATACGCCCAGGGAATAGGCTTCGCGGTCCCGATAAACATGGCCAAGCAGGTCCTGGATGACCTCATAAGGCACGGGGAGGTCAAGCGGGGCTGGCTAGGTGTGTTTGCCCAGCCCAATAATCCCGCCTTCGCTAAGGCCTACGGGGTGCCCACCAGCGAGGGGGCCATCGTGGCCAGCGTTAGGGACGGATCCCCTGCCCAGGCGGCGGGGCTTCAGAGGGGAGATGTGATAGTGTCGGTGGGGGGCAAGAAGATCTCCGACGACAGGTCCCTCACCTTCGTGGTCCGGTCCTTCACCGCCGGTACCAAGGTCAAGGTGGAGTTCTACCGCAGGAACCGGAAGATGGAGACCGAGGTGGTACTTGGGGACACATCCCTAGCAAGGGCGGCCAACCCAAGGCCTTCCGTCCCCGCTGCGGGGCTCAGGTCCATCAAGGTCTTGGGGGCCAAGGTGGAGCCCCTCTCCGATCAACTGAGATCCCAGATAAGGGCCCCGAAGGATCTGGATGGGGTGGTGGTCTCCTCCGTTGACCGCGGATCCGTGGCCCAGTCCATGGGGCTCCGGCGGTTCGACGTGATCATGGAATTCAACGGGCGAAAGGTTACCCGCCTGGAGGACCTGGCGGCGGTCGCCCGGGGAAAGCTGTCAACCGTGGCGGTATTTGTTTGGCGGGAGGGCAACACCGTCTACCTGTCCGCGGGTTAA
- the pxpB gene encoding 5-oxoprolinase subunit PxpB, translating into MSNHFPRIRCAGEGALLLELSDRIDMEVNLKLHRIRESLMSKSRAGLIECVGAYSSMAVYYDPLVMDVEALSSTIMTLLNQGAQTERGQREVVHIPVCYGGEMGPDIETVVFHTGLSEDEVVRRHSSREYYCYMVGFTPGFPYLGGMDESLETPRLKTPRKCIPAGSVGIAGKQTGVYPIESPGGWQLIGRTPLKLFDPSREEPTLIRAGDFVRFVPIDLAEFQRISKEVMAGTYRVKRQRGGEEA; encoded by the coding sequence TTGTCCAACCACTTCCCCCGGATACGTTGCGCCGGGGAAGGGGCGCTTCTACTGGAGCTGTCAGACCGGATAGACATGGAGGTGAACCTGAAACTACACCGTATCCGGGAGAGCCTGATGAGCAAGTCAAGGGCAGGGCTGATAGAGTGCGTGGGGGCCTATTCGTCCATGGCGGTCTACTACGACCCGTTGGTGATGGACGTGGAGGCCCTTTCATCAACCATCATGACCCTCCTGAACCAAGGGGCCCAGACGGAAAGGGGACAGAGGGAGGTGGTCCACATACCCGTCTGCTACGGGGGAGAGATGGGGCCGGATATTGAAACCGTGGTTTTCCACACGGGGCTCTCCGAAGACGAGGTGGTTAGGCGCCACTCCTCCAGGGAGTACTACTGCTACATGGTGGGCTTCACCCCCGGGTTCCCCTACCTGGGCGGTATGGACGAGTCACTGGAGACCCCGAGGCTGAAGACCCCCCGGAAGTGCATCCCCGCGGGAAGCGTTGGCATCGCGGGCAAGCAGACTGGCGTATACCCCATCGAGAGCCCCGGGGGATGGCAGCTCATAGGCAGGACCCCTCTCAAGCTCTTCGATCCCTCCAGGGAGGAACCAACCCTCATAAGGGCGGGGGACTTCGTCAGGTTCGTGCCCATCGACCTCGCCGAGTTTCAACGGATATCAAAGGAGGTAATGGCGGGGACCTACAGGGTAAAAAGACAAAGAGGGGGTGAGGAGGCTTGA
- the yidD gene encoding membrane protein insertion efficiency factor YidD, with product MRNPMVLLCLFSIRVYQIFLSPLLGRNCRFHPTCSQYAFEAISRFGVLRGIWLSAKRLVKCGPWHPGGYDPVPHR from the coding sequence ATGCGCAACCCGATGGTCCTCCTCTGTTTGTTTTCTATAAGGGTTTATCAAATCTTCCTTTCCCCCTTGTTAGGCAGGAACTGCAGGTTCCACCCCACCTGTTCCCAGTACGCCTTCGAGGCCATATCCAGGTTCGGGGTTCTAAGGGGGATCTGGTTGTCCGCCAAGAGGCTTGTGAAGTGCGGACCCTGGCACCCGGGAGGCTACGACCCGGTGCCACATAGGTAA
- a CDS encoding NRAMP family divalent metal transporter, producing MRGKEANKVRGGYLGLSGSVLLGAAFLMATSAIGPGFLTQTAVFTEKLKSAFGFAILSSVLIDIAVQLNIWRILGVSGMRGQDVANRVLPGLGYFLAFAVALGGLVFNIGNVAGAAMGINVVAGVPLVPGAILSSTVAIALFLRKEMGKAMDNFTKALGILMIALVLFVALKTQPPVGLALKETLLPSTVDWMTVLTLVGGTVGGYITFAGAHRIIDAGVTGTNRLAEISRGSVNAIGITAIMRYLLFLAILGVVVSGKALDPENPPASAFLLGAGQIGYRFFGVVLWSAAVTSVVGASYTSISFLKTLFRSVDTHQRRWIIAFILTSTAIFSTVGKPVKLLIFAGAVNGLILPLSLLSVLLAAHRKDIVGDYEHPKLLTLLGYVMVAFTGWMGVTSLSKIAELFK from the coding sequence ATGCGCGGAAAAGAAGCAAACAAGGTAAGAGGGGGTTACCTAGGGCTTAGCGGTAGCGTGTTATTAGGAGCAGCTTTCCTCATGGCCACATCCGCTATAGGCCCAGGATTTCTAACTCAAACAGCAGTATTCACAGAAAAGCTTAAGTCAGCTTTCGGGTTTGCCATACTTTCCTCGGTTCTAATAGATATCGCGGTACAACTTAACATATGGCGAATCCTAGGGGTATCGGGAATGCGTGGGCAGGACGTGGCCAACCGGGTTCTCCCCGGCCTAGGGTACTTCTTGGCTTTCGCGGTTGCCTTGGGAGGACTTGTATTCAACATAGGCAATGTGGCTGGAGCAGCCATGGGAATTAACGTAGTCGCTGGAGTACCGTTGGTACCGGGAGCAATATTATCCTCAACTGTGGCTATCGCTCTATTCCTGAGAAAAGAGATGGGGAAAGCCATGGACAACTTCACAAAGGCACTCGGTATCCTCATGATAGCACTTGTCCTCTTCGTAGCCTTAAAAACCCAACCCCCAGTGGGGCTCGCTCTCAAGGAAACCCTTCTCCCTTCGACGGTTGATTGGATGACGGTCTTAACCCTAGTCGGAGGTACCGTTGGGGGATATATCACCTTCGCAGGAGCTCACCGTATAATAGATGCGGGTGTAACAGGAACCAATCGCTTGGCCGAGATAAGTAGGGGATCTGTAAACGCCATCGGGATAACCGCTATAATGAGATATCTGCTATTCCTAGCAATCCTTGGCGTCGTAGTCTCTGGGAAAGCCCTTGACCCAGAAAACCCTCCAGCCTCGGCATTCCTACTTGGGGCAGGGCAAATAGGATACAGGTTCTTCGGAGTAGTCCTATGGTCCGCGGCAGTAACCTCAGTGGTGGGAGCTTCCTACACCTCAATATCCTTCCTCAAGACCCTTTTCAGGTCCGTTGACACCCACCAGCGTCGCTGGATAATAGCGTTCATTCTCACCTCAACCGCCATATTCTCCACCGTAGGGAAACCGGTTAAGCTCCTAATATTCGCCGGGGCGGTAAACGGTCTAATCCTTCCTCTGTCGTTGTTATCAGTGCTACTAGCCGCCCACCGAAAGGATATAGTTGGAGATTATGAACATCCCAAACTACTTACATTACTAGGATACGTGATGGTGGCCTTCACAGGATGGATGGGAGTAACATCCCTATCAAAAATAGCGGAGCTCTTCAAATAG
- the rpsT gene encoding 30S ribosomal protein S20, translated as MPNKKSAAKRVLVAERNRLYNRFWKTRCKNAIKKVLEAVQSKDVDMAKKRLDEAQKVLDKAVVKGVIHRNTAARRKSGVAAKVHALVKGAQV; from the coding sequence ATGCCGAACAAGAAGTCCGCAGCCAAGAGGGTCCTGGTGGCCGAGAGGAACCGCCTATACAACCGGTTCTGGAAGACCCGCTGCAAGAACGCCATCAAGAAGGTCCTTGAGGCGGTACAGAGCAAGGACGTGGATATGGCCAAGAAGCGCCTCGACGAGGCCCAGAAGGTGCTCGACAAGGCGGTGGTCAAGGGGGTCATTCACCGGAACACCGCGGCCCGGCGGAAGTCGGGCGTCGCCGCCAAGGTTCACGCCCTCGTCAAGGGCGCCCAGGTTTAA
- a CDS encoding protein jag translates to MIHEDASVVVESASLDEARIQGALKLGVDPTDLEAEVVGEEKRLFGLLGRKLKIKVYAKEPMELLKVRRCAGQLLSMMDLDLKSSISPEGLVDLDGPDSGIIIGRYGETLKALEHICNLMVNNKAGSPKVRFDCGGYREKREASIERLAKSAAASAVRRGRPVSLEPMSSWERRIVHLALKDNQEVETKSVGEDPFRKVVVWPKRSPGRQMSSDGRPSGRPRGRMGRQTGR, encoded by the coding sequence GTGATCCATGAAGATGCTTCCGTGGTGGTGGAGTCCGCATCCCTTGACGAGGCCCGGATCCAGGGGGCTTTGAAGCTGGGGGTCGATCCCACGGACCTGGAGGCGGAGGTGGTGGGGGAGGAGAAGCGCCTGTTCGGGCTCCTTGGGAGGAAGCTCAAGATAAAGGTTTACGCCAAGGAACCCATGGAGCTACTGAAGGTCAGGCGTTGCGCCGGCCAGCTGTTATCCATGATGGACCTGGACCTCAAGTCCTCCATATCCCCCGAGGGGCTCGTAGACCTGGATGGCCCCGATTCGGGCATAATAATAGGCCGCTACGGGGAGACCCTCAAGGCCCTGGAGCACATATGCAACCTGATGGTCAACAACAAGGCCGGTTCCCCCAAGGTAAGGTTCGACTGTGGTGGCTACCGGGAGAAGAGGGAGGCCAGCATAGAGCGCCTGGCCAAGTCCGCCGCCGCCAGCGCGGTGAGGCGGGGACGGCCGGTGAGCCTGGAGCCCATGTCCAGCTGGGAGAGGCGGATTGTCCACCTGGCGCTCAAGGACAACCAGGAGGTGGAGACCAAGTCGGTGGGGGAGGATCCGTTCCGCAAGGTGGTGGTGTGGCCCAAGAGGTCCCCGGGCCGTCAGATGTCCTCGGATGGACGCCCTTCCGGCAGGCCCAGGGGCAGGATGGGTCGGCAGACGGGACGGTGA
- a CDS encoding acetyltransferase, producing MSYGIDPAEPLISRGAVILCAGGHGAVLYDLIRCLGVSVLGVVDRDSRIREAFDGVPVLGGDPVLEELSPQEVWLVNGLGANPDCAPRNALYRMARGMGFEFPPLVHPSAVLARDVRLSQGCQVMAGAVIQTGAVIGENSVVNTRASLDHHCVVGFGAFISPGAVLCGGVRVGDGAFVGAGSVLLPGVSVGDGAVVGAGSTVVEPIPAGTVAIGSPARVRR from the coding sequence ATGTCCTATGGGATTGACCCCGCTGAGCCCCTCATCTCCCGTGGGGCGGTTATCCTCTGTGCCGGTGGGCACGGTGCGGTGTTGTATGACCTTATACGGTGTTTGGGCGTCTCCGTCCTGGGGGTGGTGGACCGGGATTCCCGGATTCGGGAGGCCTTTGATGGGGTCCCGGTCCTTGGGGGGGATCCGGTGCTTGAGGAGCTGTCCCCTCAGGAGGTCTGGCTGGTTAACGGCCTTGGGGCGAATCCGGACTGTGCTCCCAGGAACGCCCTCTACCGGATGGCCAGGGGGATGGGTTTTGAGTTTCCGCCCCTGGTTCACCCTTCGGCGGTTTTGGCCCGGGACGTTCGGCTCTCCCAGGGGTGTCAGGTCATGGCCGGGGCGGTCATCCAGACCGGAGCTGTCATAGGGGAGAACAGCGTGGTGAACACCCGGGCGTCGTTGGATCACCATTGCGTGGTGGGGTTCGGGGCCTTCATATCCCCCGGGGCGGTGCTCTGCGGGGGAGTGAGGGTTGGGGATGGGGCCTTCGTTGGGGCCGGGTCGGTGCTCTTGCCCGGGGTATCGGTCGGTGACGGTGCGGTTGTAGGGGCGGGATCCACGGTGGTGGAGCCCATACCGGCTGGGACGGTTGCCATAGGTAGCCCCGCCAGGGTCAGGAGGTAG
- a CDS encoding biotin-dependent carboxyltransferase family protein, whose product MILSVKAPGLFTTVQDLGRWGHQDKGVSVGGAMDPFSLRLGNVLLGNPEGAAALEITFLGPTMEVLHAEGALTLAGPNLGMTVNGKPIPPWTVLTPSKGDVIAFSGPKGLGCRGYLCFSGGVQVPLVMGSRSTHTRSRLGGLEGRPLKAGDQILTGPPDPLWDLGAGLSLERSHLDLLLGENVLDVIPGPQEHMFSPEGIETFYSSSYVVSDEADRMGYRMEGPKVAHSGGADIISDPIPLGAIQVPGGGNPIVMMADRQTTGGYSKIGVLTRWSCARLAQAAKGEAFRFRPVDRDKAIKDLLSFENLLAHARTIRARYRSGGHKVLVSPPMGRRYMEVRLGGRSFTVTVEEI is encoded by the coding sequence TTGATCCTGAGCGTAAAGGCCCCGGGGCTCTTCACCACCGTTCAGGACCTTGGCAGGTGGGGACACCAGGACAAGGGGGTCTCGGTGGGGGGGGCCATGGATCCCTTCTCCCTTAGGCTGGGCAACGTCCTCCTGGGCAACCCCGAGGGGGCCGCGGCCCTGGAGATAACCTTCCTGGGACCCACTATGGAAGTGCTCCACGCCGAGGGGGCACTGACCCTGGCCGGACCCAACCTGGGCATGACGGTGAACGGGAAACCAATCCCCCCGTGGACCGTCCTCACCCCCAGCAAGGGGGATGTGATCGCCTTCTCGGGCCCCAAGGGGCTGGGTTGCCGGGGGTACCTGTGTTTCAGCGGGGGGGTCCAGGTTCCCCTGGTCATGGGCAGCAGGTCCACCCACACCAGGTCCCGCCTGGGGGGCCTGGAGGGACGCCCCCTCAAGGCCGGGGATCAGATCTTAACCGGACCACCGGATCCATTGTGGGACCTGGGGGCGGGGCTATCCCTCGAGAGATCCCATCTGGATCTGCTGCTGGGAGAGAACGTGTTGGACGTCATACCCGGCCCCCAGGAGCACATGTTTAGCCCCGAGGGGATAGAGACCTTCTACTCCTCATCCTATGTCGTATCGGACGAGGCAGACCGGATGGGATACCGAATGGAGGGCCCCAAGGTGGCCCACTCCGGCGGGGCGGACATAATATCCGACCCGATCCCTCTGGGGGCCATACAGGTTCCGGGAGGGGGTAACCCTATAGTAATGATGGCGGATAGGCAGACCACCGGCGGCTACTCAAAGATAGGGGTGCTCACCCGCTGGTCCTGTGCCCGGCTGGCCCAGGCCGCCAAGGGGGAAGCCTTTCGCTTCCGACCCGTGGACCGGGATAAGGCCATCAAGGACCTGCTGTCCTTTGAGAACCTGCTCGCCCACGCCCGAACCATCAGGGCCCGCTACAGGAGCGGTGGTCACAAGGTTTTAGTAAGCCCCCCCATGGGCCGGCGATATATGGAGGTAAGGCTGGGGGGACGGAGCTTCACCGTAACGGTGGAGGAGATCTAG
- the rpmH gene encoding 50S ribosomal protein L34, protein MKRTYQPHNTPRKRSMGFLVRSASASGRRVLRNRRRKGRKRLAV, encoded by the coding sequence TTGAAGCGCACTTATCAGCCGCACAACACGCCCAGGAAGCGCAGCATGGGTTTCCTGGTGCGCTCCGCTTCCGCCAGCGGCCGCCGCGTGCTGCGCAACAGGCGCCGCAAGGGCCGCAAGCGCTTGGCCGTCTAG
- a CDS encoding YidC/Oxa1 family membrane protein insertase — protein sequence MGSLWSAAGDLMLRTLNLFYAITHSYGLSIIMLTVVVRILLHPLSHKQMVSMQKMQKIQPRIKVIQEKYANDKEKMNQEIMQLYRENGVNPAAGCLPLLVQLPIFILLYRALINYDFSNTSFLGVNLSMSALGAMANALGISSAKPTFTAILSGILTNPAGLANVGVYAPSVILIVLVGFLTWYQQKMSSGNNPQMAFMNWFMPLFMSFICLSLPGGVMIYWGASSFISVAQQKWVMMRTEEEMKVKPTLHKNKPEHQEKAEKTGSED from the coding sequence GTGGGTTCTCTTTGGAGCGCAGCGGGTGACCTCATGCTGAGGACGCTGAACCTTTTCTACGCCATAACCCATTCGTACGGTCTTTCCATAATAATGCTCACCGTGGTGGTGAGGATCCTACTGCATCCCCTGTCTCATAAGCAGATGGTGAGCATGCAGAAGATGCAGAAGATCCAGCCCCGGATAAAGGTCATCCAGGAGAAGTACGCCAACGATAAGGAGAAGATGAACCAGGAGATCATGCAACTTTACAGGGAGAACGGGGTCAACCCCGCGGCGGGCTGCCTTCCCCTGTTGGTCCAGCTACCCATATTCATCCTCCTCTACAGGGCCCTGATCAACTACGACTTCTCCAACACGTCCTTTCTTGGGGTCAACCTGAGCATGTCCGCCCTGGGGGCTATGGCCAACGCGCTGGGGATTAGCTCCGCCAAGCCGACCTTCACCGCCATCCTGAGCGGGATCCTGACCAACCCCGCCGGATTGGCCAACGTTGGGGTCTACGCCCCGTCGGTGATCCTCATCGTCCTGGTGGGATTTCTCACCTGGTATCAGCAGAAGATGAGCTCCGGCAACAATCCCCAGATGGCCTTCATGAACTGGTTCATGCCCCTGTTCATGTCCTTCATCTGCTTGAGCTTGCCTGGAGGGGTCATGATCTACTGGGGAGCCTCCTCGTTCATAAGCGTTGCCCAGCAGAAGTGGGTCATGATGAGGACCGAGGAGGAGATGAAGGTGAAGCCTACCCTTCACAAGAACAAGCCGGAGCATCAGGAGAAGGCCGAGAAGACCGGCTCGGAGGACTAG